A single genomic interval of Streptomyces graminofaciens harbors:
- the bcp gene encoding thioredoxin-dependent thiol peroxidase: protein MSERLQPGDVAPAFTLPDADGNEVSLSDHKGRKVIVYFYPAALTPGCTKQACDFTDNLDLLADAGYDVLGISPDKPEKLAKFREKESLKVTLLGDPDKTVLQAYGAFGEKMNYGKTYMGVIRSTIVVDEEGKVERALYNVRATGHVAKIIKDLKI from the coding sequence ATGAGCGAGCGACTCCAGCCCGGGGACGTGGCCCCCGCCTTCACCCTCCCGGACGCCGACGGCAACGAGGTGTCCCTGTCCGACCACAAGGGCCGCAAGGTCATCGTGTACTTCTACCCGGCCGCCCTGACCCCCGGCTGCACCAAGCAGGCCTGCGACTTCACGGACAACCTGGACCTGCTGGCCGACGCCGGTTACGACGTCCTCGGCATCTCCCCCGACAAGCCCGAGAAGCTCGCCAAGTTCCGCGAGAAGGAGTCCCTGAAGGTCACCCTCCTCGGCGACCCCGACAAGACGGTGCTTCAGGCGTACGGCGCCTTCGGCGAGAAGATGAACTACGGCAAGACGTACATGGGTGTCATCCGCTCCACGATCGTCGTGGACGAGGAGGGCAAGGTCGAGCGCGCGCTGTACAACGTCCGGGCGACCGGCCATGTGGCCAAGATCATCAAGGACCTGAAGATCTGA
- a CDS encoding HNH endonuclease produces the protein MTPSPKPPPRRQCGNTGEWRGHSITLQIDHVNGNWRDNRPGNLRYLCPNCHAPTETWCRRKGRVPLAG, from the coding sequence ATGACGCCATCGCCCAAGCCGCCGCCTCGTCGTCAGTGCGGCAACACCGGCGAGTGGCGGGGACACTCGATCACCTTGCAGATCGACCATGTCAACGGAAACTGGCGAGACAATCGCCCGGGGAACCTGCGATACCTGTGCCCGAACTGCCATGCACCGACAGAGACGTGGTGTCGCCGGAAGGGCAGAGTCCCACTCGCCGGGTGA
- the rdgB gene encoding RdgB/HAM1 family non-canonical purine NTP pyrophosphatase: MTRLILATRNAGKITELRSILADADLPHDLVGADAYPDVPDVKETGVTFAENALLKAHALARATGLPAVADDSGLCVDVLNGAPGIFSARWAGKHGDDRANLELLLAQLSDIADEHRGAHFACAAALALPDGTERVVEGRMTGVLRHAPTGTNGFGYDPIFQPSGHSRTSAELSPAEKNAISHRGEAFRALVPVVRELLG, encoded by the coding sequence ATGACCCGCCTGATCCTCGCCACCCGCAACGCCGGAAAGATCACCGAACTGCGGTCGATCCTCGCCGACGCAGACCTGCCGCACGACCTCGTCGGCGCGGACGCCTACCCCGACGTCCCCGACGTCAAGGAAACCGGCGTCACCTTCGCCGAGAACGCGCTGCTGAAGGCCCACGCCCTCGCCCGCGCGACGGGCCTGCCCGCCGTGGCCGACGACTCGGGCCTGTGCGTCGACGTCCTGAACGGCGCCCCCGGCATCTTCTCCGCCCGCTGGGCCGGCAAGCACGGCGACGACCGCGCCAACCTGGAGCTGCTCCTCGCCCAGCTCTCCGACATCGCCGACGAACACCGGGGCGCCCACTTCGCCTGCGCGGCGGCCCTGGCCCTGCCGGACGGCACGGAGCGGGTGGTCGAGGGCCGCATGACGGGTGTGCTGCGCCACGCCCCGACGGGCACGAACGGCTTCGGCTACGACCCGATCTTCCAGCCGTCCGGCCACAGTCGGACCTCCGCCGAACTGTCCCCGGCGGAGAAGAACGCGATCAGCCATCGTGGGGAGGCGTTTCGGGCGCTGGTGCCGGTGGTTCGGGAGTTGTTGGGCTGA
- the rph gene encoding ribonuclease PH: MSRIDGRTPEQLRQVTIERGWSKHAEGSVLVSFGDTKVFCTASVTEGVPRWRKGSGEGWVTAEYSMLPRATNTRGDRESVRGKIGGRTHEISRLIGRSLRAVIDYKALGENTIVLDCDVLQADGGTRTAAITGAYVALADAISWAQGKKLVRAGRQPLTGTVSAVSVGIVGGVPLLDLCYEEDVRAETDMNVVCTGDGRFVEVQGTAEAEPFAREELNSLLDLAVSGCDELAVLQRKALDTVLEK; this comes from the coding sequence ATGTCTCGAATCGACGGCCGTACGCCCGAACAGCTCCGCCAGGTCACCATCGAACGCGGCTGGAGCAAGCACGCCGAGGGCTCCGTCCTCGTCTCCTTCGGCGACACGAAGGTCTTCTGCACCGCCTCCGTCACGGAAGGCGTCCCGCGCTGGCGCAAGGGCAGCGGCGAGGGCTGGGTCACCGCCGAGTACTCGATGCTGCCCCGCGCCACCAACACCCGCGGCGACCGCGAGTCCGTACGCGGCAAGATCGGCGGCCGTACGCACGAGATCAGCCGTCTCATCGGCCGCTCCCTGCGCGCGGTCATCGACTACAAGGCGCTCGGTGAGAACACGATCGTGCTGGACTGCGACGTCCTCCAGGCCGACGGCGGCACCCGCACCGCGGCCATCACGGGCGCGTACGTGGCGCTGGCCGACGCGATCTCCTGGGCCCAGGGAAAGAAGCTGGTCAGGGCGGGCCGCCAGCCCCTGACGGGCACGGTGTCCGCGGTCTCCGTCGGCATCGTCGGCGGCGTCCCGCTCCTCGACCTCTGCTACGAGGAGGACGTCCGCGCCGAGACCGACATGAACGTCGTCTGCACCGGCGACGGCCGCTTCGTCGAGGTCCAGGGCACCGCCGAGGCCGAGCCGTTCGCCCGCGAGGAGCTCAACTCGCTGCTGGACCTGGCGGTTTCCGGCTGTGACGAACTCGCTGTTCTCCAGCGCAAGGCGCTTGATACCGTCCTGGAAAAGTAA